ACAGCCCCAGGACAGGAGCCCCAGGACAGGAGCCCCAGGAAACAGCCCCAGGACAGGAGCCCCAGGAAACAGCCCCAGGGCAGGAGCCCCAGGACAGGAGCCCCAGGACAGGAACCTCAGGACACAGCCCCAGGACAGGAGCCCCAGGAAACAGCCCCAGGACACAGCCCCAGGGCAGGAGACAGGAGCCCCAGGACAGGAGCCCCAGGACTCAGCCCCAGGACAGGAGCCCCAGGAAACAGCCCCAGGACAGGAGCCCCAGGGCAGGAGCCCCAGGGCAGCAGCCCCAGGACAGGAGCCCCAGGACAGGATTCCCAGGACACAGCCCCAGGACAGGAGCCCCAGGAAACAGCCCCAGGAAACAGCCCCAGGGCAGGAGCCCCAGGACAGGAGTCCCAGGACAGAAGCCCCAGGAAACAGCCCCAGGACAGGAGCCCCAGGAAACAGCCCCAGGGCAGGAGCCCCAGGACAGGAGTCCCAGGACAGAAGCCCCAGGAAACAGCCCCAGGACACAGCCCCAGGGCAGGAGCCCCAGGACAGGAGTCCCAGGACAGAAGCCCCAGGAAACAGCCCCAGGACAGGAGCCCCAGGAAACAGCCCCAGGACAGGAGCCCCAGGACAGGAGCCCCAGGAAACAGCCCCAGGGCAGGAGCCCCAGGACAGGAACCCCAAGCACAGACTCACAGCTCTCCCTAACAGACCACCTGCTTTCTTTCTGCAGAAATCAGATGTCCCACCCCAAAAGTTGAAGGCGGAATTGTGGTCACCGGGTTTGGACCCGTCTACACTTACAAGGACTCCATCGCATTCCTCTGCAACAGAGGCTTTGACCTCAGAGGCAGCAACATCATCCACTGTGAGGCAGATAACAACTGGAACCCTCCTCCTCCAGTCTGTGAGCCCAGTGAGTACACCCACAAGGGGACACCCAGAGGGGCGGTGGGGCCACTCCACCGACTAAGCCCACTGCAGCTCCAGGGTCAACACTTAACCTTGCTTCTATTTTAAAGAGATTTGTTTGGTGGCTGGGTGTCCTGTCCTGCGGGACCTTCAGcgtgggttaacctaggagagtgagtgaggacaaggaaaggagggagagggaaggggacaagacacgcgagagaaatgagacaagtcaggATTCTgctcaagtctgtttattagcaccaaaggtgctgctTTTAAGGCCGGGGCAAGGGGGCAGTTAGCAGCTGGGGACTGTTGATGgaagtggtgtgttgtcatggtgatcagcgttatctggaaggtcctgggtgattcatggggaagtggagttgggagacaggaacttatcttgtctgtgaacaaagactctaaaGAAGCAGGAACTTCACTTTTCAGCAAGGccgtctgtgaacaaagactctgtgGCCATGCCAGTAGCAactttgagggcacatgtggctccccacagctGGGGAAATGTGTCGgtgggcagagcacagggcttgccaaGCtcagcccctgccctgcccatGCTGGAGCGGGGCTCCAGCTTCCTCTCACGAAACTCTGTAACTGATGTGAaccaacaaagtaaaacttgaaacatgtttattttacaaaagagagagagagagagagagagagaggaggggagaggaagagagaggaaaagagagagggggagggagagggagagggagcaaggGAGGCCAGAAACAAGTGCTGGCCCCTTAGGTATGGCTCCTTTGTGCTCAGCTGCTCAGCACTCTCTCAGACCCAACATCCCTCCAACTGCAGATCCAGTTTTTGGGTTTCTTTTCTTGTTGGAAAAAAGAATGAGCCCTGTGGACTGTGAGGTCTCATGATGTCCCAAGCTGCCTTGTACACGTGCCTGTTCCCATGATTTTACTGCAGCTGACAGAACATTGCTGTGTGCTAACTAACAATGAGAATTATTTTCAAAGACGAGTAGAAAAGTGGCCTGAGGGGAAAGGACCTTTATCTGATGTGGACAGAGGGCTGTGTGCACTGTGACTCTCACAAGGAGGTGACCAAGGCAGACACTCGGGTGTCTGACAGAGACAGTCAGGACTTGACACGGGCACACAGCAAGAGCCACTTGATGAATcctccccagcctgtgtctgcatgtcctgtgtctgtgtgtccctgtgtctatGTGTCCCAGTGTCTGtgtcctgtgtctgtgtgtccatgtgtctgtgtgtccctgtgtctgtggTCCCATGTCCCCTCTCTGTGTCCCGTGTCTCTggtcccctgtcccctgcctgTGGACCCATGTCCCCTGGTAGTATGTCCTGTGTCTGTGGCCCCATGTCCCCTGAGTGTCCCGTGTCCATGTCCCCGTGTACCTTGAGCAGGACGGTCACAGGCTGTAACGCGTCCTCTCGCATCTTTCCTGGCAGATAGCTGCATTGGTGTCCCAGAAGTTGCCAATGGTTTCTGGGTGAGAAACCACTACTATGCAGACGACAGCGTGTTTGAAGTGGGCACTGTGCTGACCTTAACCTGCAACCAGGGCTTCAGGGCCAAGGCTGGGGGGGAGACCAAGGTTAGGTGCCAGAGGGACCTGACCTGGAGCGCCCACACCACGTGTGAAGGTGAGCCCCTCAGTGTGACACCATGCGAACACCCAGCCAGGCTGGGTTCTGTCTGAAGGAACATTTCTCTGCTGTGAGATGAGTGCAGGGCCTCACCAGAGAGCAGAACAGGGGCTGTTTGTACTGGGGAATCATgagggggcctggggcctgggaggcTGCACATCCCTTCCTGACAGTCCAGCAGAGGCCCTGcctccctccacacagacagacagacagacagacagacagactcagcCTCCCCCACACAGACAGAACCTGcctccctccacacagacagacagaacctgcctctccccacacacacagacagacccagccttccccacacagacagacagaacctgcctccccccacacagacaggctcttcctccctctctgcagACAGCACAGGGGTCCATGCTGGCTGGCATAGCCCACCTGCTAGGGACACCTGTCACACGCGACCTGCTCGTGTCTCTCGAGAGCAAGATGTtcagagagagcccagagccctgctcagctctggctggcggtgctgcagggactgagcctgggccTTTGTTCCTCCAGCAGGACAGTGTTCTGTATGAATGAGTGCCTGCATGTGTTTAGCTTTCCATTAAGGTCTTACTGGTTTAGACACTTAGCAGAGGCTATTGTTTGCCCATTTGTAAAGCATAACTGAAGAGGCATCTACCCCAGTCACAAATCTGATTAATCGGGAAACACACTGTGTGGCAGTGGCGCCTGTGGGGCAGCGCTGACCCTGCCTTTCTCAGCGGCGTGGCTTGACCCAGAGCCACTCAGCTGGCCCTTCCCGGTCCTGAcagtgccctttgatgcagtTCCCGAGTGCAGGGCACTGTGTTCTCAGGGTGCGGTGCGCCCGGCGGCCTGACACCGTCCCTCGCTCCCCTCACAGAGGTCTGCTGCCCGGAGCCAGAGCTGGAGAACGGCAGGATCACTGGGTCCAGGAGAAGTGGCTCCCTCTGTCACTACCGGGCAGGAGACAGCATCTCCTACACCTGCTATGAGATGTACAGCTTCGAGGCCCATTGCACGCAGAACGGCAGGTGGAACCCGGATATGCCCACCTGTGAAGGTGGGACCTGGGGATGGTTGGGGGGCACAGGGCCGCCATGACAGCTTCCCAGCCAGGCAGGAGCCTTGGCACGACTGTGGTCTCAGAGAGGGCTACTTGGACCCCTGCTCCCCTGTCCCCCAGATCCTGGCCTGGACCCCTGCACCCTTTGCCCACCCCAGGACCCCTGCTCCCCCTGTCCCCTGGATCCCagcctggagccctgctcccctgTCCCCCAGGTCCTGGCCTGGACCCCTGCTCCCCTGTCCCCCAGGTCCTGGCCTGGACCCCTGCTCCCCTGTCCCCCGGATCCTGGCCTGGACCCCTGCTATCCTGtcggcagggatgcagagggcagGTGTGCGGGGGGGCCGGCCACAGGAGAGGAGTGAGTGTCTGGTCAGTGCTCTGCCTCTCACACCCTCCCTTCCCTTGCTTCCTCGCTCTAGCCCATAGCTGCAACTTCCCCCCTGCAATTGCCCACGGAAGGCACAAACGGTCCAGACACTTTTTTGTGACGAGGGTCATCTACGAGTGCGACCAAGGCTACTCTCTGGTGGGTCCCGAGGAGCTGACCTGTGGCAATTCCGGCTGGCCAAAGACACTGCCCCAGTGCAAAGGTGACACAGCCTATGGGGGAGTCCTGTCCCCAGGGGAGCCCTATCCCTCAGTGTGGAGCTGTCAGTCCCTCAGTGTGGAGCCCACTGTCCCTCAGTGTGGAGCCCACTGTCCCTCAGTGTGGAGCTGTCAGTCCCTCAGTGTGGAGCTGTCTGTCCCTCAGTGTGGAGCTGTCAGTCCCTCAGTGTGGAGCTGTCAGTCCCTCAGTGTGGAGTTGTCTGTCCCTCACTGCAtcgctctgtccccacagcccagccACATGGGCACTGTTGCCAACTGGAGTCCAGGGCTCCCCTCAGAGGCTGCCCTGGGTTGGGCCTGGTCTTCCTGACAGGTGGCACCAtgtggggaggggcagagagccGCTGGCCCCTCTCCTGACCCCTTGGTGAGTGAGTTCCATCTGCCTGCTAGAGGCCATGCCTTTCCCTCAGATTTCCTGAAGCTGTTTTTCCACTGCAGCTCAGTGCCTAAAGCCGGTCATTCCTCACGGGGCTATGTCCCCTGAGAAGGCCCAGTACCAGGAACCCGAGGTGGTCGATGTGCGCTGTGACGCTGGCTACCAGCTGGTCGGCCCCCAGACCATCAGCTGCTCTGAGAACAGAACCTGGTCCCCTCAGCTGCCCAggtgtgagtgggtgagtgacaCCCAGGACATGGTCCCCTCAGCTGCCAGGTGTGAGTGACACCCAGGACATGGTCCCCTCAGCTGCCAGGTGTGAGTGACACCCAGGTCATGGTCCCCTCAGCTGCCATGTGTGAGTGACACCCAGGACAGGGTCCCCTCAGCTGCCAGGTGTGAGTGACACCCAGGACAGGGTCTCCTCAGCTGCCAGGTGTGAGTGACACCCAGGTCATGGTCCCCTCAGCTGCCAGGTATGAGTGGGTGCCACCCCTGGACATGGTCCCCAAATGCCCCCAAGGGGTGCTTCTCCTGCCCTGGACTCTGCTTGGCAGCTGGGAGGGGCACACCTGGGGCCCCTGCTGAGCACTAGGAGGGACCCTGTCTCTCTGGACTGCACTCTCTCCGTGGGGTGCTGCCTCAGGCAGGCCTTGTCCCTGCAGGGAGCTCCCCCTGTCCTGGTGGCCCTGCCCCTCAGAATGCAGGGCTCTCCCCTGCAGAGCCTCCCCTCACGGCCACGTGCCTGTCCGTCCCTGCAGGAGATGCCCGTGGGCTGTGAGCAGGTGCTGGCCGGCCAGAGGCTCCTGCAGTGTCTCCCAGACCGTGAGGAGGTCAGGCTGGCCCTGGAGGTGTACAAGCTATCCCTGGAGATCCGGCGGCTGGAGGAAGCCCCTCCCCCTGGGGAGCTGCCCGTGCTCGCCGCGCACtgaccttccctcccctcccacagGGGCGCTGGCCCCGGGGACCCCCAATAAAGAGCTGCACGCCAACCCGTCTGTGTCTCCTCCCCCGTGCTGGGCTGCCGCTGGCCCCCGCATCCACCCTCCACTTGGTCCTGGACAGGCTGCTCAGTGCTGGGTTCCAGTCCAGAGGATCTGCTCCTTCCTCCCGGCTGACAGTGGAGACTCCTGACTTCATGGCAGACTGGTGCTGTCAGAACATTTCTTGCTCTATTTTTGTCCCCTGCCCCCTTTGGCAGTCTGGATGGCCGGACTTTCAACTTCAGGCAGGTCTGACGCCCTGGGGAGCCCTCACTGCAGCTTCACCTGCCCCCACGCTGAGGCGTCCAGGGCATCACCTCTGCCCTGCTCTGTCTgcagctcctgctcctgctcctgctcctgctccttacAATGCTGGGCCCCATCCTACTGGAAGGGGAAGCAGAAAGCGAATCTACAATTGTTTCCAAGTGCCAGGAATATAGGTGAATCATGAGAAATTGAGGAATGTCAGGGCCGCCACAGTGGGggctcaaggccctggcccctggCTGCAGGAGGgaggcatcatgagtggtgaaccagtgctgtcccctctcctctctcacacataaaagaaagggaaaaaagaaggaaaaaaatgaaggaaaaaaggaaaaaagaaagggaaaaaagaaggaaaaaaatgagggaaaaaagaaggaaaaaaatgaccaccttcaacagtggattcatcttacaggcaccaagccccagtaataaccccatTGGTAATagcaaaataatgatgatgatgataataataatgataaacagagGGGTTTATCACTATTAAAaaggggggtagcacagtggttaggcAAGAAATTttcttgcctaaggctctgaaatcctaggctcagccctggactgagtctctttcttctccctacaCACActgaaaacagataaataaaaattatatatatatatatatatatatatatatatatatatatatatatatggaatataaaggAACGGTCTTCATGGGACGCACAGGGTCCTTGGCAAGTTGTCCCCTATAGGACAAAGACACGACCCGGGTGTCCTCACCTGCTTACCCCCCACAGCCTGCCCCCAGGTGCTGGCCCTCAGGCCGGCCACCATGCCTGGGTGACAGGGGCTGCCTGGGGCAGCCTCCATGGGCCTGAGCTCTAGCTGCCTGTGGACAGGAAGGTGCTGACCTTCCCTGTGGCCCTGGGAGCTGAAGTGCTGACTGGGCTCTGGGCAGTAGCCTTCACCCTGCTGTGAGGACAGCACTGCAGCACCCAGGGGTGCAGCCAAGAAGGGCCTGGTCCCGGGAGGACCCGCCAGGCAGGGCACAGGGGCAAGCCTGTGACAGccacttcccccagccctggcctcATCTGCCTTCCCTGCTGGCTTGGGCTGCTCCCTGCTGAGGAGGAGACCCCTTCCCATCTGCCCCTGAGCTGTCTGAGCTCAGGCAAGATGACAGCTTCTCTGCTCCCCTCACCCAGCCTGCTCCCAGGCCCACCCACACCAAGCTGCTTCCTGATCTCAAAGATCAGCAGGGCTTGGTgacacctgcagaggtgaagccATCCTGTGCTGCTCATGCCACGTGGGAGATAGGCGAGGGCCGGGggcacccacacacacaggtttCCCCGAGGCGAGGAGCAAGGGACGGGGTCTGGGGGAGAGACACCTCTCATGAACCttctttccccctgtatgtggggactggggcttgaacccgggtccttgcgcaagGCAACAAGTGTGCTCCACCAAGTGCACCCCGCCCAGCACCCAGTTCCTCATTTTAAAGAGAGCAGCCAGTCGGAAGGGTCTGTTCCCCTTGTCTCCAGGAAGTGAAATGCAGCTGTGTTCTCTGCAGTGCCCCCAGGCCTTCCGGTTCTGTTTTGCAATGCTCTTTGCAAACGTCTGTGAGGTCAGCGCTGCTGGTCAGCCTCATTCCAGCCAGGCTGGGTGCTGACCGCTTGCTGCTGAGTGACGCCCAGAGCTGCTTTTCTCTGACAGCAGTCTGTGTCCTCCTGGGGCACGCGGGCGGGTGGGAGTCCTGCAGGGACATTCTGTCCATCCACCCCCTTAGGAAATGCTACTCAGAAATGCCCCAGTGGGTAGCGATTGGTCCAGGTGGTcaagggaaactgagtcaggggcTGAGGGTCACCAAGGACTGCATACAAGCCACCCAGCCACTGAAAGTGGGCTCCAGGAGACACGACCCCAGCACACGCCCAGGAAGTCAGGGTGAAGGCCCCTGCCCGACACCTTCTGGCCGTGGGCTGGGGTTACCGCCATGGTCCACAGACGTAGGTGTGCACTCCACAGAAAACCCGGAGTGAGTGGGATTCCCCCTGGAGCTCTGTAAGCGTGACCAGCTCGCACTGGACCTGACTCTGGAATACCTGGGCACATATTTTTCTGGAGGTGAAATAAAAAGATCTCGTCTTCCTGCAAACAGCTCACACCACTGGAGGGAAAGCTGCTTTCTGAGCAGAGGAACAGCATGCTCACAGCCCGGCTCTTTCTGGGGTCTCTGCCCCAGCACCCCGGGAAATGCCCTGTGGCTGTCCCCTGGGGTGCACACCCAGAGGCACCCGGCTCCTGTGCCAGCAGAGCCAAGGTCCTGGggtcacaccccccacccccccgcctgtCTGCCCTGCCCTCCTGCACATGCCCCGCCCTCCCTCTGGTGCTGGCTGGAGCTGTCCAGATTCCTGGGTTGCAGAACCACTCGAACGGAGCCCAGAGAGCATCCTGCATCTTCACTGAGGAGTGTGAGCGGCTGACCCGAGGTGGACCCCGACGGAGCCATGGCCCCCCAGCCTCGAGTGCTCTGGCTCCTTGGGGCCTCAGCCCTGCTGCTCTGCCCTCTTGTGCAGTGTGgtgagtgtgcaggggtccagggtcagcacccaggggagagtgagagggctgggcagtgaggaCAGCACAGGACTCCTGAATCACCAGAGTGTGCTCTggctgaaaggaaggaagggatggggagagggaagagggagggagggagggaggagggggagggaggggaaagagagggagtgggagaggggaagggggagacagagagagaagcggagagggagagggtggaagtgtgagaaggagagggagaaggaaagaaggggagaggaagattgggagagggagacaggaagattggagaaggacagaggaggaggaggggagagcagagtgggaaagggggagagggagggggagagagggaaagggtgagggagaaaggaagaaaaggagaagtgaggaaagaaaaaaggaagaaaggaaggaaggaaggaaggaaggaaggaaggaaggagaaagagggaaaagaaggagagggggagagagaatgaggaagaaaaagaaaggaaggggaaagagaaaggaaggagtatAGAATTAGTAATCTGATAGGGATTCACCACCTTTTTGAGAGAGTACAATGAACCACATTATTACTATTAAAAAGTAACAAATATAAGCACGTTGTTTTGATAAAGACTGTTAGGTCTAGAATAACAAAGTGCTGATACACAAAACCACTGGAGGCTTCCTCTAACTTTCAAGTCAACTCTTCTTGAAACGCTCCACCATGCCTTGCACGTAGTTCTGCCTCCTGCACTCTGTCAGGGCCAGAAAAGCTTCCACCCATGGAGGTGTGCCTGTCACAGATGCTGCACATTCAGGTTAACGCTAGGGGTCCTGACTCAGAAACGGTGCGCACATAAGCCACTGTGCATGCGAGCCACTTCCACAGACAAGCGAGGGAGAAGGGGGGACTTCTCAGCACACTTCTGCGGGAACTGATCTTTCTGTGACTGACTGGGACTGTCCTCTGAGCGAGCGAGACTGTTGTATTATGCACCATTTTTTATCTGAGGGGATGACTTTCCATAAAATAGCATGCGAGTCTGTTTCCTGGAGCTCTCGGGCCTCAGAGAGGACTGGGGATGCCCAGGGGGAGCCTGGCCCTGAAATTCTAGCTGAGGCcctaagagggagaaaggaggtgaCCGGCTGGTGGAGCGGGAGTGACCGGGCCACTGGAGGATGGTGCCCCCACCCCCCTGGTTACAGGTGAGAGCGCTCTGAGGACTGATAACCCTCGCCCTCCGCTGCCCCCAGACTGCAGAGTGTTTCCCCACATCAAGCACGGCTCCAGCGAGGATGTgagctccttcttttccttcagcACCGTGGTGCACTACAGCTGTGAGGACGGCTACACTCTGGTGGGGGAGGCCGAGATCTCCTGCAGGAACGCACAGTGGTCGGCCGAGGCCCCCCAGTGCAGAGGTGACCCCAGCCAGCCGGGCTGGAGGAGGAGCGGGAGGAGGAGGGGCGGGCTCCACCAGCACCCTCAGGGCCAGGGCCACACTCAGAAACGCGTCTCCCTCTGTTCCTTCCtctgctctccatctccctgcTGTCACGGTCTGTCTCTGTGCCCCCTCTccaagtgcacctggcacaatactcaccagcctctctggagacAGCTGCTCCTAGTGCAGAGGTTTCCAGGAATTTTTGCTCTGTCTTAACAGAAGTCTGAATGTAAATGCCTCACAGGGCAGAGCTGTGCCCGGAGCACAGCCATCACGCCAATCGTCACCAAGTGGCCCCTCCTGCCCAGAGACATTAGCGCCCCGGAACCATTGCCTGCCCCCAGCtcatcattcttttatttttaattgctattaattgatttataaaatagaaaatatcgacaggactgtagggtaagaggggtacaattccacacaggcCTGCTCTGCTGACACAGagaacttgggagaactgcagtgagCGCTAGCTGAAGTCGGCCCTGTGGGCACATCCAGGGGTCTGGAAAGTTCTGCTGTCCGCCCAAGGGCCCCGGAGCCACCACTGCCTCACAGAAGAGCCTCCAATTTAGGGCTTCCTTTAAAAACCACACTGCCAACAGCCACTGCAGGATGGGAGTCCTCAACATGGGCAGACAGGCAAGGGCCCAAGAACGAGTCAAGACGAGCGGGACTCTGGGCAGCAGCTCAGCAAACTCGGGCCTGGGACCATAGCTCCTAACCACATCATCTGCAAACTCACTTCAGACAAGTCGCTAATCTTGATTTCTGACAAAGTGGACGTGGTGACCAAGTGTTGTCACTGTGCTTTCTGCTGCAGGAGCAGAGagctgccagggccctggcggTGCCATGCAAGGCGCTGCTATGCCTGTCTCCCTGTTCCAAACACACTGGAGGGAGGGTGGCCGCCATGCCTGTCTCCCTGTTCTAAACACACTGGAGGGAGGGGGGCCGCCGTGACATTCAGGCCAGCTTCTCGTCACTCTGAGAGCCACAGGGTGGCTGATGGCCTTGTGCTTCCCTTCCAGCTCTGTGCCCAAAGCCTGACGTAGCAAATGGAGAGCTTTCCTGGGACAAAGAGCAGTACCTGGAGCTGGAGACCGTCATTGTGCAGTGTGGCTGCGGCTACGGGCTGCTTGGCCCCCAGAGCATCACCTGCTCGGAGAATGGAACCTGGTCCCCGGAGGTGCCCAAGTGTGAGTGGGTGAGTGGCTCTCCTGCCCCATGGCAGAACCGGTTCCAGGGTTGCTCTGAACACGCCCTCAGGGAGCTCAAGCAGGCTGAGCCGTCACCTCCCGGCAGGAAGCAGAGCCACACCCCACGTGGAAGGGTCCTGTGCCTCTGCAGCTGCTGTGGAGCTTGTGTCTGGCCGCTGCACTGTACCTTGCAAGGGTGGCTGGGGAGCTGGCACTGGCTGCTGCCCCAggctggggagggggacacagtCTCCTctacatcccccaccccccagccctagTGGTTCAGGGCTGTTCTCTGCTGGCCTCCGAGGTGCCCACCAGGGCAATACAGCCCCTCGCAGGAGGAGAGGGCACCAGCGAGCCCAGCTGCTCTCTTTCAGAAAGTGCCCACGGGCTGCGAGCAGGTGCTGGCCGGCCAGAAGCTCCTGCAGTGTCTCGGGGACCCCGAGGCGGCCAGGCTGGCCCTGGAGGTGTACAAGCTGGCCCTGGAGATCCGGCGGCTGGAGGAAGCCTAGTCCCGAACCCGTCCTCCTCTGGGAGAACCGCACGCTCCTCTCCTTGGCAGCTCCACCGAGCCCGAAAGGCCCCGCTTGCCGAGGCTGCTTGTTCTCAAGCATCCCTCTGAGATCAGGCGCCTGGCCTTTGTGGCTAGCTCGGTGGGAGGGGCTTCCCGGGCCCCGGGAAGCAGCAGTAAACTCGCGCACCTGTCCAAAGCCTGGTGTCATTGCTTTCCCCTGGGCTCACCTGAGCCCAGCACAGGTGACAGTCTCGCGTGTCCCTCTGGTCACGTCCTCCCTGCGTCGCTGAGTCTCAGGGAAGTGAAGTGCTGCACACACTCCCAGCGGGCGACCAGCCGCCATCTCTGGCCCACTCAGATGTGAGTTTCTGGGTGGTCACAGCTTCCCTGcatcctttcttctctcccagtCCTTCCTCCGCCCTCTCTAAGCAGAAGGTGCACCCAGCCCACTCCCACCTGCTGACAACTGGCCCCAGAAGTGGCTGCAGCCTGACCTGGGTGCAACCTGAGCCCTGACGTTTGTTCAGACAgccgtctgtctgtccgtctttTAGATCAGACCCTGCAGACGAGGGCTCAGAGCGGGCGGCTCACTCAGGGGCACTCCTGGGAGAAACTGGAGGGGCCGGGGAGGACACAGACAGACTCAGGCACAGGACAGGAATGCGCTTTTGCCCCAGTTCCAGAACAGGAACAGGACATTTGCCCTGACACCCTGGTGCCACTCACACCAGCCTTCTGGGTCCCTAGTTCTGAGCTGCCAGCACGTGACTCTGACTGGAGGTGCCCTGTGCATTTGCAGACaagagctcagacccacaggggcCAAGCCGCCTCTCCTCAGCCTGTTTCCTGATGAGATTTTCAGACTGACGTCACACACGGTATCAGCAGAGTTTGGCTTTTCACCCTCTGAATATTTTGGTCTCCTGACTCCAAATGCACCCCCTCCTCCTATGGCTTCCCCTTCCCAGTGACCAGACtcacttttctaaaaaaaaaaagtggtttttgGTTTAAGCCTGCCATCAGCCTTCTCTTGTTCTTTTTAATAGTTCATTACTACAGTAAAGAAAAGTGGTATTTGGATTAAGCCTCTGTCCTCA
The sequence above is a segment of the Erinaceus europaeus chromosome 19, mEriEur2.1, whole genome shotgun sequence genome. Coding sequences within it:
- the C4BPA gene encoding C4b-binding protein alpha chain isoform X1; translation: MPWKLRAPHPPSAWPGRGLLQLALVAALLPTVLGSCDTPPSVFFALPVSELNQSSFETGTVLKYKCRPGYSKSSSSTQLTCKPSGQWSYSTFCVKKKCRNPGELANGQVIVKSDLSFGSQIEFSCSDGFLLSGPTSTYCDIQNNIVDWTDPFPECIIAKCEAPPEIPHGKHSGEEDDVYTYGSSVTYSCHLGYSLLGQASISCSVKNKTLSVWHPSPPECRKIRCPTPKVEGGIVVTGFGPVYTYKDSIAFLCNRGFDLRGSNIIHCEADNNWNPPPPVCEPNSCIGVPEVANGFWVRNHYYADDSVFEVGTVLTLTCNQGFRAKAGGETKVRCQRDLTWSAHTTCEEVCCPEPELENGRITGSRRSGSLCHYRAGDSISYTCYEMYSFEAHCTQNGRWNPDMPTCEAHSCNFPPAIAHGRHKRSRHFFVTRVIYECDQGYSLVGPEELTCGNSGWPKTLPQCKAQCLKPVIPHGAMSPEKAQYQEPEVVDVRCDAGYQLVGPQTISCSENRTWSPQLPRCEWEMPVGCEQVLAGQRLLQCLPDREEVRLALEVYKLSLEIRRLEEAPPPGELPVLAAH
- the C4BPA gene encoding C4b-binding protein alpha chain isoform X2, with product MPWKLRAPHPPSAWPGRGLLQLALVAALLPTVLGSCDTPPSVFFALPVSELNQSSFETGTVLKYKCRPGYSKSSSSTQLTCKPSGQWSYSTFCVKKKCRNPGELANGQVIVKSDLSFGSQIEFSCSDGFLLSGPTSTYCDIQNNIVDWTDPFPECIIAKCEAPPEIPHGKHSGEEDDVYTYGSSVTYSCHLGYSLLGQASISCSVKNKTLSVWHPSPPECRKIRCPTPKVEGGIVVTGFGPVYTYKDSIAFLCNRGFDLRGSNIIHCEADNNWNPPPPVCEPNSCIGVPEVANGFWVRNHYYADDSVFEVGTVLTLTCNQGFRAKAGGETKVRCQRDLTWSAHTTCEEVCCPEPELENGRITGSRRSGSLCHYRAGDSISYTCYEMYSFEAHCTQNGRWNPDMPTCEAHSCNFPPAIAHGRHKRSRHFFVTRVIYECDQGYSLVGPEELTCGNSGWPKTLPQCKAQCLKPVIPHGAMSPEKAQYQEPEVVDVRCDAGYQLVGPQTISCSENRTWSPQLPRCEWVSDTQDMVPSAARYEWVPPLDMVPKCPQGVLLLPWTLLGSWEGHTWGPC
- the LOC132534583 gene encoding apolipoprotein R-like isoform X2; the protein is MAPQPRVLWLLGASALLLCPLVQCDCRVFPHIKHGSSEDVSSFFSFSTVVHYSCEDGYTLVGEAEISCRNAQWSAEAPQCRALCPKPDVANGELSWDKEQYLELETVIVQCGCGYGLLGPQSITCSENGTWSPEVPKCEWKVPTGCEQVLAGQKLLQCLGDPEAARLALEVYKLALEIRRLEEA
- the LOC132534583 gene encoding apolipoprotein R-like isoform X1, with the translated sequence MAPQPRVLWLLGASALLLCPLVQCGESALRTDNPRPPLPPDCRVFPHIKHGSSEDVSSFFSFSTVVHYSCEDGYTLVGEAEISCRNAQWSAEAPQCRALCPKPDVANGELSWDKEQYLELETVIVQCGCGYGLLGPQSITCSENGTWSPEVPKCEWKVPTGCEQVLAGQKLLQCLGDPEAARLALEVYKLALEIRRLEEA